From a single Paenibacillus sp. FSL R5-0345 genomic region:
- a CDS encoding VanZ family protein, whose amino-acid sequence MGVKLRKILVIGTILYTLLIIYFLFLAFNRVEHATSQYGYTFMLIPENVPLRFPNLTDLSFSWIYNFGNIAAFIPFGVLFPLLYRTHFKKFICLFILTIFVLETLQALTFLGSFDVDDVISNTLGAMIGFCAYKIGFISKITWKSLINSALTVVVLLIGIMGISEIIDVTLEKSERPIQGLQTLKQLTGSMPITHDLPSFTIAGEKITPKLNLYNSEGKEIKEYKYTLDDKKEVLLYYNFGFPDHVDSNSELIIAVDGNVMLQSTEQYSPQAELINTALVTVSEITITLKGNVKLWDVGFSEMKHWWE is encoded by the coding sequence ATGGGAGTTAAATTGCGCAAAATTCTTGTTATTGGAACTATTTTGTATACGCTTTTGATCATATATTTTTTGTTTCTTGCTTTCAATAGAGTAGAGCATGCAACAAGCCAGTATGGATACACGTTTATGTTGATTCCAGAAAATGTTCCACTTCGTTTTCCCAATCTCACTGACCTATCCTTTTCTTGGATATATAACTTTGGGAACATCGCTGCCTTTATTCCTTTTGGTGTATTATTTCCCTTGTTGTATCGTACTCATTTTAAAAAGTTTATTTGTTTGTTTATCTTAACGATTTTTGTGTTGGAGACTCTTCAAGCTTTAACTTTTTTAGGTTCCTTTGATGTAGATGATGTCATTTCCAATACGTTAGGAGCAATGATCGGATTTTGCGCCTATAAGATAGGATTTATTTCAAAAATCACTTGGAAATCACTTATTAATTCGGCTTTAACTGTTGTTGTTCTATTGATTGGAATCATGGGAATCTCTGAGATCATTGATGTAACTCTAGAGAAAAGTGAAAGACCTATACAGGGATTACAAACACTGAAACAACTTACTGGAAGTATGCCCATCACGCATGATCTTCCCAGCTTCACTATTGCAGGTGAAAAAATCACACCAAAATTGAACTTGTATAACAGTGAGGGGAAAGAAATTAAAGAATACAAATACACTTTGGATGATAAAAAAGAGGTGTTGCTATATTACAACTTCGGTTTCCCTGATCATGTTGATTCTAATAGTGAACTCATTATTGCAGTTGATGGTAACGTAATGCTTCAATCGACTGAACAATATAGTCCACAAGCTGAGCTTATAAATACAGCGTTAGTTACCGTAAGCGAAATAACCATTACCCTCAAAGGGAATGTGAAGCTATGGGATGTAGGATTCAGTGAAATGAAACACTGGTGGGAATGA
- a CDS encoding ArsR/SmtB family transcription factor, translating into MVLNDNSQVRDVYDAVADPTRRKLLQILADVDEIPLHEITIHFEMGRTAVSKHLSILKDANLVVARKVGRETRYRLNANPLKEIRDWVSFYEGFWKERIDKLKLLLEEE; encoded by the coding sequence GTGGTTTTGAACGATAATAGTCAAGTGAGAGATGTATATGACGCAGTTGCAGATCCAACAAGGCGAAAATTACTTCAAATCTTGGCTGATGTTGATGAAATACCCCTACATGAAATCACGATTCATTTTGAAATGGGTCGTACAGCAGTTTCTAAGCACTTGTCTATTCTTAAAGATGCTAATCTTGTAGTTGCTCGAAAGGTTGGTAGAGAAACGAGGTATCGTTTGAATGCCAATCCATTAAAAGAAATTCGGGATTGGGTATCTTTTTACGAAGGCTTCTGGAAAGAAAGAATCGATAAACTAAAACTTTTATTGGAGGAAGAATAA
- a CDS encoding SRPBCC family protein, translated as MKPDVSLDYQFTSSIEKVWNALTDSDTLAKWIWSNDFKPVVGHKFQFRAEPNEWWDGIVDCEVLVVDEPHTLSYTWHSAGEGTTVTWTLSKEEDGKVHLHLAQSGFSEETKARQGAIEGAKYAWANMGSQLEKVLAEL; from the coding sequence ATGAAACCGGATGTATCCTTAGATTATCAATTTACAAGCTCCATCGAGAAGGTATGGAACGCTTTGACGGATTCAGATACACTTGCGAAATGGATTTGGAGCAATGACTTTAAGCCAGTCGTAGGGCATAAATTTCAATTTCGTGCAGAGCCAAATGAATGGTGGGATGGTATTGTAGATTGCGAGGTTCTCGTTGTAGATGAGCCACATACATTATCCTATACTTGGCATAGTGCTGGAGAAGGTACAACAGTTACTTGGACTTTGAGCAAAGAGGAAGATGGTAAGGTTCATCTGCACCTTGCTCAATCTGGATTTAGTGAGGAGACCAAAGCTCGCCAAGGCGCTATCGAGGGAGCTAAATATGCTTGGGCGAATATGGGCAGTCAGCTTGAAAAAGTTTTAGCAGAACTGTAA
- a CDS encoding DUF6923 family protein, with the protein MAATITGTVFNDLNHNGQFNPGEPGIPNVSVVLYSNSCGTCVSTLTNVNGVYSFPITVAGSYFVYETVTDSGASCPPTTFSQPSGFTMSNGPRKLTVTITKSQISNNATVANQNFSHDTTNNPLSCNTTMIQFAGRPSVWYYLNVVTGATVIQGTVSPPVDINAIGYNPLDNYIYGYDQLNNNLVRVDNSGNVTTLFPLPPGFPSDSYTTGTFDLNGFFYIFVNKESRFYVIDLRPNASTYLKLVNPANEFSEQTSNFGVPLSSALNVSGWVYNSSDSRLYGITPTGLMERVNPATGAITNLTTTPRSAGPFGAAAIDFNHNIYAISNSTGNIYRYTIVGNTATATLFSNTATTSFNDATLCPQAVINLDVSDTSDTVAGNGLVLGTQITSELDADQNSTVTGDDISKGIQIDGLSVPLTTLSVSATSYTLLATVTNTIGSTANLYGWLDFNTNGIFQGNEAAPVQVVSSRPGTQIVPLTFTLPPGVILAPTQTFVRLKFTTDTLVNQNISPTAVDTRSLGAASDGEVEDHILEVNNIADLLVDKSNTPIPVFPGQELEYYIKVINNGPDAALNVLLTDLIPPEVLNPEYSLNGGATFLAWTGSIGLGTLPANESIPVLIRGTVSDTAVGTIINTAIISSTTEAPDPINNTSTSFATVNQSADVSVIELADPTLAVPGDLLTYSIIVSNAGPSLAENVMLVDAVPSQMTNPEFSVDGGITFNPWDGSYNIGTLINGNTVIIILQGIVSHSSVGTIINTTAINSTTPDPELSNNTSTSVTPIMNLADLTVEKTVISSSVTADQVLTPTIFTAIAEPSNAENVTLTEGRTTNPSAVSPNIKEADPDLFNTVSVTNDDPSDTEGVMLIDADPSKIINPERSEESVTGNITNTVIVSLTAPDPDSTNNTSRTGAPVNASSDLSIVKTTSSSTVIPGQLLTYNLLVTNEGPFDADNVVVTNSVPNQLINVEFSIDGGRAFNPWSGSYTIGTLGNSFGLTIIIRGTVINEAVDTITNTATVSSTTPDPDPTNNTSTIVIPVNATSELSFVKISNANSSDLNLSNNTSTISTPINISADLSVVKTASPNPVAPGQPLTYTVVVSNTGPSNAENVTLIDAVSNVLSNVEFSTNGGTTFAPWGGSLSIGALSNGASNTILIRGIVNTFSSGPVSNTAIVSTTTTDLNPANNTSTVTVNIIGTANVSIVKFGCADRACPGQLISYTLVVSNAGPSNAENVTLTDIVSSMLRNVEFSTNGGLNYSPWSGSYALGTLANGSSVTVIIRGKISSFAEDMISNTATVSASTPDPVPTNNSSTFVIHIQKGEECQKCGKDHKCDACKNIRKPHKIKRCKKCTKTHKCDKCRRAAQKRKNRSRKALKLKRK; encoded by the coding sequence ATGGCTGCAACCATTACTGGAACAGTGTTTAATGATTTAAATCATAATGGGCAGTTTAATCCTGGTGAACCCGGGATTCCGAATGTTAGTGTTGTTCTATATAGTAATTCGTGTGGAACCTGTGTTTCTACGCTAACGAATGTCAATGGAGTTTATAGTTTTCCAATTACCGTTGCGGGAAGTTATTTCGTTTATGAGACGGTTACAGATTCGGGTGCTTCTTGTCCGCCAACTACTTTTTCGCAGCCAAGTGGATTTACAATGTCAAATGGGCCAAGAAAACTGACCGTAACCATTACAAAGTCTCAAATCAGCAATAATGCAACTGTAGCCAATCAGAACTTTAGCCATGATACTACAAATAATCCCTTAAGCTGTAATACAACAATGATTCAATTTGCAGGAAGACCTTCCGTTTGGTATTACCTCAATGTTGTAACAGGTGCAACCGTTATTCAAGGAACGGTTAGTCCACCTGTAGATATAAATGCAATCGGATATAATCCACTGGATAACTATATTTATGGATATGATCAGCTTAATAATAATCTCGTTCGAGTAGATAACAGTGGAAACGTCACTACATTATTTCCACTGCCACCCGGATTTCCCTCCGACAGCTATACCACCGGAACCTTTGATTTGAATGGTTTCTTTTATATTTTTGTTAATAAAGAATCTCGATTTTATGTAATTGATCTCCGGCCAAACGCTTCTACTTATTTGAAGCTGGTAAACCCAGCCAATGAATTTTCCGAGCAAACCAGCAACTTTGGCGTTCCCTTGAGCTCGGCTCTAAATGTCAGCGGCTGGGTTTATAATAGCTCGGATAGTCGTCTATATGGCATCACACCAACAGGTTTGATGGAAAGAGTAAATCCTGCTACGGGTGCGATTACAAATTTAACGACAACCCCACGTAGCGCTGGACCGTTCGGAGCAGCGGCGATCGATTTTAACCATAATATTTATGCAATTTCTAATAGTACGGGTAATATCTATCGATACACCATCGTTGGCAACACGGCTACGGCAACCCTATTCTCTAACACGGCAACTACTTCATTTAATGATGCTACCTTATGTCCTCAAGCTGTAATTAATTTGGACGTTAGTGACACTTCAGATACTGTAGCAGGAAATGGACTTGTCCTCGGGACACAAATAACATCAGAGCTCGACGCGGATCAGAATTCTACTGTAACGGGTGACGATATTTCGAAGGGGATTCAGATCGATGGACTTTCAGTTCCTCTCACAACACTTTCGGTAAGTGCCACCAGTTACACACTTCTTGCAACAGTGACCAATACAATCGGAAGTACAGCTAACTTATACGGATGGCTAGACTTTAACACAAACGGCATCTTTCAAGGTAATGAAGCGGCTCCGGTTCAGGTGGTATCTTCCCGGCCCGGAACACAAATTGTACCGTTAACCTTTACATTACCCCCTGGAGTAATTCTGGCGCCTACGCAAACTTTTGTCAGACTCAAATTTACGACGGATACGCTAGTGAACCAAAATATATCTCCGACAGCAGTGGATACAAGAAGCTTGGGAGCGGCATCTGACGGAGAGGTAGAAGATCATATTCTTGAGGTTAATAACATAGCAGATTTATTGGTAGACAAATCGAATACTCCTATTCCTGTTTTTCCGGGTCAAGAGCTGGAGTACTACATTAAAGTTATAAATAACGGACCGGATGCCGCTTTAAATGTTTTGTTAACCGATCTGATTCCACCGGAAGTCCTTAATCCAGAATACAGTCTAAACGGGGGAGCAACTTTCCTAGCATGGACTGGAAGCATAGGCTTGGGAACATTGCCAGCAAATGAATCCATTCCAGTTCTGATACGCGGGACGGTTAGCGATACTGCAGTGGGGACGATTATCAACACGGCAATCATTAGCAGTACTACTGAAGCCCCGGATCCAATAAATAACACATCGACTTCCTTTGCAACGGTGAATCAATCAGCAGATGTATCCGTAATCGAATTAGCAGATCCAACACTTGCCGTCCCAGGAGATTTATTGACATATTCGATCATTGTGTCAAATGCTGGACCATCATTAGCAGAGAATGTAATGTTAGTCGATGCCGTACCAAGTCAAATGACGAATCCAGAATTCTCTGTAGATGGAGGCATTACCTTTAATCCGTGGGACGGTTCTTATAACATAGGAACATTAATCAACGGGAATACAGTTATAATAATACTTCAAGGAATAGTATCTCATTCATCCGTTGGAACGATTATTAATACAACAGCGATTAATTCCACAACACCCGATCCTGAACTGTCTAATAACACTTCGACATCCGTTACTCCGATTATGAATTTGGCTGATCTTACCGTTGAGAAAACAGTAATCTCTTCTTCAGTCACCGCAGATCAAGTACTTACTCCCACTATTTTTACGGCCATTGCAGAACCTTCTAATGCGGAAAATGTTACCTTAACGGAGGGGAGGACAACAAACCCTTCTGCAGTTTCGCCGAATATCAAAGAAGCTGACCCGGATCTGTTCAATACTGTGAGCGTTACTAATGACGACCCATCGGATACCGAGGGGGTTATGTTAATCGATGCTGATCCTAGTAAAATCATTAACCCGGAACGCTCTGAAGAGTCTGTTACAGGAAACATTACGAATACGGTGATCGTAAGTTTAACTGCACCAGATCCAGATTCAACGAACAACACGTCAAGGACCGGTGCCCCAGTGAATGCATCATCGGATCTTTCTATCGTTAAAACAACGAGCTCGAGTACCGTTATTCCAGGACAATTGCTCACCTATAACTTGCTGGTAACGAATGAAGGTCCATTTGATGCTGATAATGTGGTAGTTACAAATAGTGTACCAAATCAGCTTATCAACGTAGAGTTTTCAATCGATGGAGGAAGGGCCTTTAATCCATGGTCGGGTTCCTATACGATCGGCACATTGGGAAACAGCTTTGGACTTACAATAATTATTCGAGGGACAGTTATCAATGAAGCGGTGGATACAATTACAAATACCGCAACCGTTAGCTCGACAACACCAGACCCGGATCCAACGAACAACACGTCAACCATCGTTATCCCGGTAAATGCAACTTCCGAGCTCTCTTTCGTTAAAATATCGAATGCGAATTCATCAGATTTAAATCTATCGAATAACACATCAACAATCAGTACTCCAATCAACATTTCGGCGGATCTTTCAGTTGTAAAAACAGCGAGTCCAAATCCCGTAGCTCCCGGCCAACCCCTCACGTATACCGTTGTCGTGTCTAACACTGGACCGTCCAACGCTGAGAATGTAACTTTAATTGATGCGGTGTCTAATGTGCTTTCAAACGTAGAATTTTCTACGAATGGAGGAACGACCTTTGCTCCTTGGGGTGGTTCCTTGAGTATAGGCGCATTGTCAAATGGCGCTTCCAATACGATATTAATTAGAGGCATCGTGAACACTTTCTCTAGTGGACCAGTATCCAATACGGCAATCGTAAGTACCACAACAACGGATCTAAATCCTGCTAATAATACATCAACGGTTACGGTCAATATTATCGGAACAGCGAATGTATCCATTGTCAAATTTGGATGTGCGGACCGAGCTTGCCCGGGTCAGTTGATCAGCTATACATTAGTAGTATCTAATGCAGGACCTTCGAATGCAGAAAATGTAACTTTAACAGATATTGTTTCAAGTATGCTTAGAAATGTCGAGTTCTCTACGAATGGTGGATTGAACTATTCACCTTGGAGTGGTTCTTACGCATTAGGAACACTGGCTAACGGATCATCAGTCACGGTTATAATTAGAGGGAAAATAAGCTCTTTCGCAGAGGATATGATCTCTAATACGGCAACAGTGAGTGCATCAACACCAGATCCGGTACCAACCAATAATTCCTCGACATTCGTTATTCATATTCAGAAAGGCGAAGAATGCCAAAAGTGCGGTAAAGATCATAAATGTGATGCATGTAAAAACATCCGTAAACCTCACAAAATAAAGAGATGTAAAAAATGTACGAAAACTCATAAATGCGATAAATGCAGAAGAGCAGCGCAGAAACGAAAAAATCGTTCTCGAAAGGCTTTAAAATTGAAACGTAAATAA
- a CDS encoding PocR ligand-binding domain-containing protein → MPKSRFNLEEIIDLKKWEKLQDSLSLVTKMAILTVDYKGVPVTKHSFCQPFCQGVRQDSNLSQYCQKCDARAGIEAVRQNKPYIYLCHFNIIDIAIPIIIDDQYLGAIMAGQLKLREPDVSHLEQIVSRPPNVEANKKFNSLKEDYDALPVLSYDEVTKCVDLLLQLSTYIVEEAIQKRTTVDLYKRVLTSNIDTTASVETFDETDRAYRKIQSIQQELSGALIETKLKNGAQRFVSTNSVLQPAFDYIYAHKNENFSLKEMAKLCHISPSYFSRIFTKETGENFSLFVARLKIEWAKQLLETTDAPINQVSDDLGFCDTGYFIKTFKRFENLTPAVYRNMYMS, encoded by the coding sequence ATGCCCAAATCTCGCTTTAATTTAGAAGAAATTATTGATTTGAAGAAATGGGAGAAATTGCAGGACTCCTTATCACTTGTTACTAAAATGGCCATCCTTACTGTTGATTATAAAGGTGTTCCTGTGACTAAGCACAGCTTCTGTCAGCCTTTCTGTCAAGGCGTGCGTCAGGATTCTAACCTCTCTCAGTACTGTCAAAAATGTGATGCTCGTGCCGGCATTGAAGCTGTTCGCCAGAACAAGCCTTATATTTACTTATGCCATTTCAACATTATCGATATTGCCATTCCAATTATTATTGACGATCAATATTTAGGTGCAATTATGGCCGGACAGCTTAAGCTTCGTGAACCTGACGTGTCACATCTGGAGCAGATTGTATCTAGGCCACCTAATGTTGAGGCGAACAAGAAGTTTAATTCGCTCAAAGAGGATTATGATGCACTCCCTGTCTTATCCTATGATGAAGTAACGAAGTGCGTTGATCTGCTGCTTCAGTTGAGCACCTATATCGTAGAAGAAGCCATTCAGAAACGTACCACAGTTGATTTGTACAAAAGAGTGCTGACCTCAAATATTGACACAACTGCTTCAGTAGAAACTTTTGACGAGACAGACCGTGCGTATCGCAAAATCCAATCTATCCAGCAAGAACTGTCAGGGGCGCTCATCGAGACCAAATTGAAAAATGGGGCTCAAAGGTTCGTCTCTACAAATTCAGTGCTTCAGCCTGCGTTCGATTACATCTATGCGCACAAAAATGAAAATTTCAGCCTAAAAGAAATGGCCAAGCTTTGTCATATCAGCCCTAGTTATTTCAGTCGCATATTTACAAAAGAAACAGGTGAGAACTTCTCCCTCTTCGTTGCTAGGCTCAAAATTGAATGGGCCAAGCAGTTGCTGGAAACCACAGACGCACCTATTAATCAAGTGAGCGATGATTTAGGATTTTGTGATACTGGTTATTTTATTAAAACATTCAAACGGTTCGAAAACCTCACCCCTGCTGTATACCGGAATATGTATATGAGTTGA
- a CDS encoding ATP-binding cassette domain-containing protein, whose protein sequence is MKINRLIANNINKLDAVLPVDQSLGIAGLSGSGKTTFCQTIGEESKKRLVSLLPKAEYQYLFPNIMETNFSAIQMEEMPLVLFLGRSSISSNPRSTIGTHTGVFTEIRVAIAEQYNLSPEVFSFNNELGWCPDCKGRGTTKNIECKKCKGKRYNQETEQYKMKLLNQDMSISDINDLSVETILSLAEVLNISEGKQNILKNIIHMNIGYLTLNRIMGTLSGGELTRLYLAEFMATSENTVIIIDEISVGLDHQTLLKILEQIKQLGFKNQIWLIDHSDTVLDITDDQLFFGPGSGKYGGKIVEESPRPAPINGEINQATPTEYYHFYDLYCRNVQMAEIQIPRNRLVTFTGESGCGKSTLVNECMSKDFVTRYPKDKLVIVGQDRNQSITSRSTVATFLDIKRKLAKYSEEIDDIFQRSIEDIIDELPNEDIAHKRLSLLIKLGLGYLTLERKTQSLSTGEFQCVHLVSELFAGSRNPNTLFIFDEPSKGLSQNILNQFIDSIRVILQDETVSIMMIEHNSYMLENSDFIVDFGKRQLEPVEHLDVVSHEEYYRQHNNETPVAPLQISSTLRQENGVNYLKDDQIAYYKNAENIYKGGILKSLSSMARLIYGEYESDTIAPVIAIDLERHLYSQYTFLYEIGSLINHIVTAHPTNKDTSSFDFYYQDNHCPCCKGRRVVENFDFEVVLQDKNVPFWEGLLHPDAMDILKFYQFPKIKFIFEEIKNELGHDLSKSYNEMTDAEKHTFWYGYWEKSFYDKASKATRTWEGFNYIIGNYMVISKAIIKEHIKQSKIMITCPICQGTVLNHHKKLKFGDTDIREIIGQPLEQVIRTVGELPALQKMKAIVGGDMLLTEEVSLLPWETQVALKMLELELASFAHYEMVLQNALPFWGIISNSIESISINNRITICDFDNITETRENIIDKYFTNGKYKKLTYVYEAFGYKKLVTLINKIKASQPCPFCKGKKVISEDGLHDGVYKLTIPCVSCYASGINDEGRKETVEGINVQTWLTGNVSDVVSEGSNIGAVADIPIFNRIRELNKQEMMAVYQYLEENN, encoded by the coding sequence ATGAAAATAAACCGATTAATTGCGAACAATATTAATAAGTTAGATGCAGTACTACCAGTAGATCAATCCCTAGGGATTGCTGGTTTGTCCGGTTCTGGTAAAACTACTTTTTGTCAAACCATCGGTGAAGAATCCAAGAAGCGTCTCGTTTCTTTATTGCCAAAGGCAGAATATCAGTATTTATTCCCTAACATTATGGAAACTAATTTCAGTGCGATCCAGATGGAAGAAATGCCGCTTGTACTTTTTCTAGGGAGATCATCCATTTCTTCTAATCCTCGATCAACTATTGGCACACATACGGGTGTGTTTACAGAGATTCGTGTTGCGATTGCTGAACAATATAACCTATCACCAGAGGTTTTTTCATTTAATAATGAACTAGGCTGGTGTCCAGATTGTAAAGGTCGAGGAACTACTAAAAATATCGAATGTAAAAAGTGTAAGGGGAAGCGCTATAATCAAGAAACTGAACAATACAAAATGAAGTTATTGAATCAAGACATGAGTATTTCTGATATCAACGATTTAAGTGTCGAAACCATTTTATCTCTAGCAGAAGTGCTGAACATTAGTGAAGGTAAACAAAACATTCTAAAAAACATTATCCATATGAATATTGGTTATTTAACCTTAAATCGGATTATGGGTACTTTGTCAGGTGGAGAGTTAACACGACTTTACTTAGCTGAATTTATGGCAACCAGTGAAAACACCGTAATTATCATAGATGAAATCTCTGTGGGTCTGGATCACCAAACCCTTTTGAAAATATTAGAACAGATTAAACAATTAGGCTTTAAGAATCAAATTTGGCTTATTGATCATTCGGACACGGTATTAGACATAACGGACGATCAATTGTTCTTCGGACCAGGTAGTGGGAAATATGGCGGGAAAATCGTTGAAGAATCACCACGTCCTGCGCCGATCAATGGGGAGATAAATCAGGCTACACCCACTGAATACTATCATTTTTATGATCTTTACTGTCGTAATGTTCAAATGGCTGAAATTCAGATCCCCCGTAATAGACTTGTAACATTCACTGGTGAATCTGGATGTGGTAAGTCTACACTGGTCAATGAGTGTATGTCCAAAGATTTTGTTACACGATATCCCAAAGATAAGCTGGTCATTGTGGGGCAAGATCGAAACCAATCGATTACCAGTCGGTCGACCGTTGCAACTTTTCTAGATATTAAAAGAAAACTCGCTAAATACAGTGAAGAGATTGATGATATTTTTCAGCGCTCGATTGAAGATATTATTGATGAATTGCCAAATGAAGACATTGCTCATAAACGCTTAAGTTTATTGATCAAGCTTGGCCTTGGTTATTTGACGTTGGAAAGAAAAACACAGTCTTTATCAACAGGTGAATTTCAATGTGTCCATTTAGTTTCCGAGTTATTCGCGGGTTCAAGAAATCCGAATACGCTATTCATCTTTGACGAGCCTTCCAAAGGGTTATCACAAAATATTTTAAATCAATTCATCGATAGCATTAGAGTTATTCTTCAGGATGAAACTGTATCCATTATGATGATAGAACATAACTCGTATATGCTGGAAAACTCTGATTTTATCGTTGATTTTGGCAAAAGACAGCTTGAACCCGTGGAGCATCTCGATGTTGTCAGCCATGAAGAATATTATCGTCAACACAACAATGAAACGCCTGTCGCTCCATTGCAGATCTCTTCAACACTGCGTCAAGAAAATGGTGTTAATTATTTAAAAGATGATCAAATTGCCTATTATAAAAATGCTGAAAATATCTATAAAGGCGGCATCTTAAAAAGCTTATCCTCTATGGCGCGTTTGATTTATGGTGAATACGAATCGGATACCATTGCACCTGTCATCGCTATTGATCTAGAACGCCACTTATATAGTCAATATACTTTTCTGTATGAGATTGGTAGCTTGATTAACCATATTGTAACGGCGCATCCGACCAATAAAGATACGAGTAGCTTCGATTTCTATTATCAAGACAATCATTGTCCATGCTGTAAGGGACGTCGAGTCGTTGAAAATTTTGATTTTGAAGTTGTCCTTCAGGACAAAAATGTACCGTTTTGGGAGGGCTTATTGCATCCAGATGCAATGGATATCCTAAAATTCTATCAATTCCCCAAAATAAAATTCATCTTTGAAGAGATTAAGAATGAACTCGGACATGATCTCAGCAAAAGTTATAATGAGATGACGGATGCAGAAAAGCATACTTTTTGGTACGGGTATTGGGAAAAGTCATTTTATGATAAGGCAAGCAAAGCAACGAGGACTTGGGAAGGCTTTAATTACATCATTGGGAACTACATGGTGATATCGAAGGCGATTATTAAAGAGCATATCAAACAATCTAAAATAATGATTACCTGTCCAATCTGTCAAGGAACCGTACTTAATCATCATAAGAAGCTAAAGTTTGGTGACACGGATATTCGTGAGATCATTGGACAGCCTCTCGAACAAGTGATTAGAACTGTTGGTGAATTACCGGCACTCCAAAAAATGAAAGCCATTGTCGGCGGCGATATGCTTCTGACAGAGGAAGTCTCTCTTTTACCATGGGAAACACAAGTTGCTCTGAAAATGCTTGAACTAGAGCTGGCAAGCTTTGCACACTATGAAATGGTGTTGCAAAATGCTTTGCCTTTCTGGGGAATAATTAGCAATAGTATAGAATCCATCAGCATAAATAATCGAATCACCATTTGTGATTTTGACAATATCACCGAAACAAGAGAAAACATCATTGATAAGTATTTCACGAATGGAAAATACAAAAAGCTGACCTATGTTTATGAAGCGTTTGGTTACAAAAAACTGGTCACTCTAATTAATAAGATAAAAGCTAGTCAACCATGTCCATTCTGTAAAGGAAAGAAAGTTATATCAGAAGATGGACTCCACGATGGCGTTTATAAGTTAACGATTCCATGTGTTAGTTGTTATGCAAGTGGAATTAATGATGAGGGCCGGAAGGAAACCGTTGAAGGTATTAATGTTCAGACCTGGCTAACAGGCAATGTAAGTGATGTTGTGTCTGAAGGCTCAAATATTGGAGCAGTGGCAGATATTCCAATTTTCAATCGTATTCGTGAGTTGAACAAACAAGAAATGATGGCCGTTTATCAATATCTTGAAGAAAATAATTAA
- a CDS encoding TetR/AcrR family transcriptional regulator, with the protein MTKVDRRILKSQAAIKKAMTELMSEKKFDAITLKDISDRADVSRRTIYLHYEDKYDLLDKLIEDHINELRESCSSESEISSAHRKLTWFEYFEHNYLFFSAMLSSKGAPFFRSRFLEFVIEDIKSEWEMSEGKKQGLYEDVILQFIAPAYVGIVEWWFTNQMPYPPDVMEKQLEILLDNNLS; encoded by the coding sequence GTGACAAAGGTTGATAGAAGAATTCTTAAATCTCAGGCAGCCATAAAAAAAGCAATGACTGAACTGATGTCTGAAAAAAAATTCGATGCTATAACGCTAAAAGATATTTCTGACAGAGCGGATGTTAGTCGAAGAACAATCTATCTGCATTACGAGGATAAATATGATTTATTAGATAAGTTAATTGAGGATCATATCAATGAACTTAGAGAATCCTGCAGTTCAGAATCGGAAATAAGCTCAGCACATCGTAAGTTGACCTGGTTTGAATATTTCGAACATAATTATTTATTTTTTTCAGCGATGTTATCTAGTAAAGGAGCTCCCTTCTTTCGGAGTCGGTTTCTTGAGTTTGTCATCGAGGATATCAAGAGTGAATGGGAGATGTCAGAGGGGAAAAAACAGGGGTTATACGAAGACGTTATTCTTCAGTTTATTGCACCAGCGTATGTAGGGATCGTGGAATGGTGGTTTACAAACCAAATGCCTTATCCACCTGACGTTATGGAAAAACAATTGGAAATTTTATTGGATAATAACCTATCCTAA